A genomic region of Phenylobacterium parvum contains the following coding sequences:
- a CDS encoding protein-L-isoaspartate O-methyltransferase family protein, whose amino-acid sequence MDDTAEARLNMVESQVRTADVTDLRIQDAMRRIPRESLLPEGRAYLAYADVEPEYAPGRRLLRPRDIAKLLQMAAPAAGETALAVAAPYAAVVLEACGLVVTRFDGEALDRPPPGTYDLVIAEGAVSEVPAAWLDAVAVGGRAAVIERHGPAGRAVLHVRTAEGIGRREGFDAAPPYLPGLESQPGFAF is encoded by the coding sequence ATGGACGATACCGCTGAAGCCCGCCTCAACATGGTGGAGAGCCAGGTCCGGACCGCCGATGTGACCGACCTCAGGATCCAGGACGCCATGCGCCGGATCCCCCGCGAGTCCCTCCTTCCAGAGGGGCGCGCCTACCTTGCCTACGCGGATGTCGAGCCCGAGTACGCGCCAGGACGCCGGCTCCTGCGGCCTCGCGACATCGCCAAGCTCCTCCAGATGGCTGCCCCCGCCGCTGGTGAGACCGCCCTCGCTGTAGCCGCGCCGTACGCCGCGGTCGTTCTTGAGGCCTGCGGGCTGGTCGTGACCCGTTTCGACGGCGAGGCCCTGGATCGTCCGCCGCCCGGGACCTACGACCTGGTGATTGCCGAAGGGGCCGTTTCCGAGGTTCCTGCAGCCTGGCTCGACGCCGTCGCGGTCGGGGGGCGCGCCGCCGTTATCGAACGACACGGGCCCGCCGGGCGCGCCGTCCTGCATGTCCGGACCGCAGAGGGGATTGGCCGGCGCGAAGGCTTTGACGCGGCTCCGCCCTATCTCCCGGGACTAGAGTCCCAGCCCGGTTTCGCCTTTTGA
- a CDS encoding TolC family outer membrane protein: protein MRRRSRWLAAVSLAGLTLSAAGASAETMAEAIAMAYASNPTLQAQRAQLRALDENWYQARSGYRPTLSATGRATWTETTLPGTSPQVDIESNSGSAVLSLTQPIYTGGRVSSAVSAAESDSLSGRETLRRVEAQILGQVIQSYVDVRRDQEALRIRQTNVAVLQRQLDESRARFEVGEITRTDVAQSEARLAAAVALLNSAQATLATSRATYEAVVGQAPGDLAPEPPIGTILPASIEQAWDLAESGSPIIRAAEYAEQASRARVAGARAEQMPTIALQGQLGYSGLVSPLHTDAYSRALSGSAVVTVPLFTGGQTLSRVRAASERNTVDRLGIENARRSVRQAITQSWSALQASRSNIEATDKQVRAARIAAEGVVQEQRVGLRTTIDVLNAEQELRAAELAQISARRDEYVAAAGVLAQVGRLQAGYLVPEIPRYDPAANFRNLRVTWGWVPWEVPISGIDGVLVPKPAEIPDRPVPLPPPARTAPEVAPVQK from the coding sequence ATGCGTCGTCGCAGCCGCTGGCTGGCTGCGGTCTCTCTGGCGGGACTCACGCTTTCGGCCGCAGGGGCCTCGGCTGAGACCATGGCTGAGGCCATCGCCATGGCCTATGCTTCCAACCCGACCCTGCAGGCCCAGCGGGCCCAGCTGCGCGCGCTCGACGAAAACTGGTACCAGGCCCGTTCGGGGTACCGGCCCACCCTGTCCGCGACAGGACGCGCCACCTGGACCGAGACGACACTTCCGGGCACGAGCCCTCAGGTGGACATCGAAAGCAATTCCGGGTCCGCCGTCCTGTCCCTCACCCAGCCCATCTACACTGGCGGCCGCGTGTCGTCGGCGGTCTCTGCGGCTGAGTCTGACAGCCTTTCGGGCCGTGAGACCTTGCGACGCGTGGAGGCCCAGATCCTTGGCCAGGTGATCCAGTCCTACGTCGATGTCCGGCGTGACCAGGAGGCCCTCCGAATTCGCCAGACCAACGTGGCGGTCCTCCAGCGCCAGCTGGATGAGTCGCGCGCCCGGTTTGAAGTGGGCGAGATCACGCGAACGGATGTCGCCCAGTCCGAAGCCCGCCTGGCCGCGGCCGTGGCGCTTCTGAACTCCGCCCAGGCCACCCTGGCGACCTCCCGAGCCACATACGAGGCCGTTGTCGGGCAGGCGCCGGGCGACCTTGCGCCCGAGCCGCCCATCGGAACGATCCTGCCGGCTTCCATCGAACAGGCCTGGGACCTCGCCGAGTCCGGAAGCCCCATCATCCGCGCCGCAGAGTATGCCGAGCAGGCCAGCCGGGCTCGCGTGGCCGGCGCCCGCGCCGAGCAGATGCCCACCATCGCCCTGCAGGGACAGCTGGGTTACTCCGGTCTCGTCAGCCCGCTCCATACCGACGCCTATTCCCGAGCCCTTTCCGGTTCCGCGGTGGTGACCGTCCCGCTCTTCACCGGTGGGCAGACCCTGTCCCGGGTCCGGGCCGCCAGCGAGAGGAACACGGTTGACCGGCTGGGTATCGAGAACGCGCGGCGTTCGGTCCGCCAGGCCATCACCCAGTCCTGGAGCGCCTTGCAGGCCTCCCGGAGCAATATCGAGGCGACGGACAAGCAGGTCCGGGCCGCCCGGATCGCCGCCGAGGGCGTCGTCCAGGAGCAGAGGGTCGGGCTTCGGACCACCATCGACGTCCTCAACGCCGAGCAGGAGCTCCGCGCTGCGGAGCTGGCCCAGATCAGCGCCCGACGGGATGAGTACGTGGCCGCTGCCGGCGTGCTTGCGCAGGTCGGACGGCTCCAGGCTGGATACCTTGTCCCGGAAATCCCGCGCTATGACCCGGCCGCAAACTTCCGCAACCTGAGGGTCACCTGGGGATGGGTTCCCTGGGAGGTGCCGATCTCGGGCATCGACGGCGTTCTGGTGCCCAAGCCGGCCGAGATCCCGGATCGCCCGGTTCCCCTGCCGCCCCCGGCGAGGACCGCGCCGGAAGTCGCTCCGGTCCAGAAGTAG